One segment of Panicum virgatum strain AP13 chromosome 3K, P.virgatum_v5, whole genome shotgun sequence DNA contains the following:
- the LOC120699204 gene encoding E3 ubiquitin-protein ligase ZNF598-like isoform X1 yields the protein MDDSCAVCAETLEWVAYGPCGHRDVCSTCVVRLRFVMDDKKCCICKTVCPSVFVTKALGEYTRVVNDFSVFPTGVNEGKSGDFWYHEDSQAYFDDADHYKMIRAMCRLSCSVCDNAEDQVALAPQAKRRSKFRSIDQLKGHLFHVHRLHMCNLCLEGRKVFICEQKLYSRSQLTQHMKTGDSEVDGSEVERSGFAGHPMCEFCKSSFYGDNELYTHMSREHYSCHICQRQHPGQYDYFRNYDDLELHFRKDHFLCEDEACLAKKFVVFPSEAELKRHNAMEHGGRMSRAQRNAALQIPTSFIYRRNEQDQQRGRGRGRTAHHDGTESYILSSGQNGRATTNNGHVGRVENVSGSLQSLSVGSSSGGAEVGSRTARVLEQLSFPPLSDPDIPDTRVDSVPDEISFPSLSEQQSRYALALNQSARGAARLGDESLFPPLPGSSNNRGPASAQQGLQSLAKSTLAARLQQRSKGPVKVLNTARPRPSENPELLPSSTQTWPTPDQGLLLPGSSQLRIGTQATRENGFMPAASSNSAWNPVAPNKIKHSVSTPNLVSGGSSGQASSSTAYGSNRSQEQPQGSQALPVAEDVRAANKSLVERMRSALGMDEDRYSAFKEIAGEYRQGIIDTSEYLSYVEQFGLSHLVPEMSRLLPDPQKQRELADAYYTNIRFKSLQENGGGGTSSQEASCKRKGKGKVPVTESGGTTDVKYALADNFLDTVRRLQSNHQAQEGEAEVLSKDGYRPSKGVQLSAGSSSSLDSDTGFNSKASGARDNAGKGGNSSSNKQPKKTSKFLRARLGDNSLATLDLSRPSASPEGPERESQGPQMGLPVRGAWKNGGGQKLFSSNGRK from the exons ATGGACGACTCCTGCGCGGTGTGCGCGGAAACTCTGGAGTGGGTGGCCTACGGGCCGTGCGGGCACCGCGATGTGTGCTCCACTTGCGTCGTCCGCCTCCGTTTCGTCATGGACGACAAGAAGTGCTGCATCTGCAAGACCGTCTGCCCCTCCGTCTTCGTCACCAAG GCCTTGGGTGAATATACGAGAGTGGTCAATGATTTCTCTGTGTTTCCCACTGGGGTAAACGAGGGCAAGTCAGGGGATTTCTGGTACCATGAGGATTCACAGGCATACTTCGACGACGCGGACCACTACAAGATGATACGAGCAATGTGCCGGCTTTCTTGTAGTGTTTGTGACAATGCAGAGGATCAGGTTGCTCTTGCTCCTCAAGCAAAGCGCAGAAGTAAGTTCAGGAGCATCGATCAACTGAAGGGACATTTGTTCCATGTGCATAGGTTGCACATGTGCAATCTTTGCTTGGAGGGGAGGAAG GTGTTCATTTGTGAGCAAAAGCTTTATTCAAGGTCCCAGTTAACTCAGCATATGAAAACTGGTGACTCTGAAGTGGATGGCTCTGAGGTAGAGCGTAGTGGTTTTGCTGGGCATCCGATGTGTGAGTTCTGCAAAAGTTCATTTTATGGAGATAATGAGCTTTACACACATATGTCTAGAGAACACTATTCTTGCCACATATGCCAACG GCAGCATCCTGGGCAGTATGACTATTTTCGGAACTATGATGACCTTGAG TTGCATTTTCGGAAAGATCATTTCCTCTGTGAAGATGAAGCATGTTTGGCAAAGAAGTTTGTTGTCTTCCCGAGTGAAGCGGAGCTCAAG AGACATAATGCAATGGAGCACGGTGGGCGGATGTCTCGTGCTCAGAGGAATGCTGCACTTCAG ATACCTACCAGTTTTATATATCGCAGAAATGAGCAAGACCAACAGCGTGGCAGAGGTAGGGGGCGTACTGCTCACCATGATGGAACTGAGAGTTATATCTTATCATCGGGACAGAATGGCCGTGCAACCACTAACAATGGCCATGTGGGCCGTGTTGAGAATGTTTCAGGGTCTTTACAGTCATTAAGTGTTGGTTCTAGCTCTGGAGGAGCAGAAGTTGGTTCAAGGACTGCACGAGTACTTGAACAGTTGTCCTTTCCACCTCTTTCTGACCCAGATATTCCTGATACTAGAGTTGACTCTGTTCCTGATGAAATCTCATTTCCTTCATTGTCAGAGCAGCAATCCAGATATGCTCTTGCTCTCAATCAGAGTGCAAGAGGTGCTGCGAGGTTGGGGGATGAGTCATTATTCCCTCCTTTGCCTGGGTCTAGTAACAACAGGGGTCCTGCTTCAGCACAACAGGGGCTACAAAGTCTAGCCAAGAGCACACTTGCGGCAAGGCTTCAACAACGTAGCAAGGGCCCCGTGAAAGTACTTAATACTGCTCGGCCTCGGCCCTCTGAGAATCCTGAATTGCTCCCTAGTTCCACCCAGACATGGCCTACACCTGATCAGGGGCTGCTCCTGCCTGGATCTTCCCAGCTTCGAATTGGAACTCAAGCAACAAGAGAAAATGGGTTCATGCCAGCTGCCTCCAGTAACTCAGCTTGGAATCCTGTTGCTCCAAACAAGATAAAGCATTCTGTTTCCACACCTAATCTTGTGTCTGGTGGCTCCTCTGGCCAAGCATCATCAAGTACAGCTTATGGTAGCAATAGAAGTCAAGAACAGCCTCAAGGTAGCCAAGCTTTGCCTGTTGCTGAGGATGTTCGTGCTGCAAACAAATCTCTTGTTGAAAGAATGCGTTCTGCTCTGGGAATGGATGAGGACAGGTACTCTGCATTCAAAGAGATTGCTGGTGAATACCGTCAAGGTATCATAGATACTTCAGAGTATCTTTCGTATGTCGAGCAGTTTGGACTTTCGCACCTTGTTCCTGAAATGTCTAGGCTCTTACCGGATCCTCAAAAGCAGAGGGAACTTGCTGATGCATATTATACAAACATACGGTTTAAAAGCCTTCAAGAAAATGGTGGAGGTGGGACCAGCTCACAAGAGGCCAGCTGTaaaaggaaggggaagggaaaAGTTCCTGTTACGGAAAGCGGTGGTACTACGGATGTGAAATATGCACTAGCAGATAACTTTCTGGACACTGTAAGAAGGCTTCAATCAAACCACCAGGCTCAGGAAGGAGAGGCTGAGGTGTTGTCAAAGGATGGGTATCGACCTTCCAAGGGGGTCCAACTATCAGCTGGATCTTCATCTAGTCTTGACAGTGATACTGGTTTCAATTCAAAAGCTTCTGGTGCCAGAGATAATGCTGGCAAAGGAGGCAATAGCAGCAGTAATAAGCAACCAAAGAAGACATCAAAGTTTCTCAGAGCTCGTTTAGGTGACAACTCATTAGCCACACTTGATTTAAGTCGTCCTAGTGCGAGTCCTGAAGGACCTGAAAGAGAATCACAAGGCCCACAGATGGGGTTGCCTGTTCGAGGTGCTTGGAAGAATGGTGGAGGGCAGAAACTCTTTTCGAGCAACGGAAGGAAGTAG
- the LOC120699204 gene encoding E3 ubiquitin-protein ligase ZNF598-like isoform X2: protein MDDSCAVCAETLEWVAYGPCGHRDVCSTCVVRLRFVMDDKKCCICKTVCPSVFVTKALGEYTRVVNDFSVFPTGVNEGKSGDFWYHEDSQAYFDDADHYKMIRAMCRLSCSVCDNAEDQVALAPQAKRRSKFRSIDQLKGHLFHVHRLHMCNLCLEGRKVFICEQKLYSRSQLTQHMKTGDSEVDGSEVERSGFAGHPMCEFCKSSFYGDNELYTHMSREHYSCHICQRQHPGQYDYFRNYDDLELHFRKDHFLCEDEACLAKKFVVFPSEAELKRHNAMEHGGRMSRAQRNAALQIPTSFIYRRNEQDQQRGRGSLQSLSVGSSSGGAEVGSRTARVLEQLSFPPLSDPDIPDTRVDSVPDEISFPSLSEQQSRYALALNQSARGAARLGDESLFPPLPGSSNNRGPASAQQGLQSLAKSTLAARLQQRSKGPVKVLNTARPRPSENPELLPSSTQTWPTPDQGLLLPGSSQLRIGTQATRENGFMPAASSNSAWNPVAPNKIKHSVSTPNLVSGGSSGQASSSTAYGSNRSQEQPQGSQALPVAEDVRAANKSLVERMRSALGMDEDRYSAFKEIAGEYRQGIIDTSEYLSYVEQFGLSHLVPEMSRLLPDPQKQRELADAYYTNIRFKSLQENGGGGTSSQEASCKRKGKGKVPVTESGGTTDVKYALADNFLDTVRRLQSNHQAQEGEAEVLSKDGYRPSKGVQLSAGSSSSLDSDTGFNSKASGARDNAGKGGNSSSNKQPKKTSKFLRARLGDNSLATLDLSRPSASPEGPERESQGPQMGLPVRGAWKNGGGQKLFSSNGRK, encoded by the exons ATGGACGACTCCTGCGCGGTGTGCGCGGAAACTCTGGAGTGGGTGGCCTACGGGCCGTGCGGGCACCGCGATGTGTGCTCCACTTGCGTCGTCCGCCTCCGTTTCGTCATGGACGACAAGAAGTGCTGCATCTGCAAGACCGTCTGCCCCTCCGTCTTCGTCACCAAG GCCTTGGGTGAATATACGAGAGTGGTCAATGATTTCTCTGTGTTTCCCACTGGGGTAAACGAGGGCAAGTCAGGGGATTTCTGGTACCATGAGGATTCACAGGCATACTTCGACGACGCGGACCACTACAAGATGATACGAGCAATGTGCCGGCTTTCTTGTAGTGTTTGTGACAATGCAGAGGATCAGGTTGCTCTTGCTCCTCAAGCAAAGCGCAGAAGTAAGTTCAGGAGCATCGATCAACTGAAGGGACATTTGTTCCATGTGCATAGGTTGCACATGTGCAATCTTTGCTTGGAGGGGAGGAAG GTGTTCATTTGTGAGCAAAAGCTTTATTCAAGGTCCCAGTTAACTCAGCATATGAAAACTGGTGACTCTGAAGTGGATGGCTCTGAGGTAGAGCGTAGTGGTTTTGCTGGGCATCCGATGTGTGAGTTCTGCAAAAGTTCATTTTATGGAGATAATGAGCTTTACACACATATGTCTAGAGAACACTATTCTTGCCACATATGCCAACG GCAGCATCCTGGGCAGTATGACTATTTTCGGAACTATGATGACCTTGAG TTGCATTTTCGGAAAGATCATTTCCTCTGTGAAGATGAAGCATGTTTGGCAAAGAAGTTTGTTGTCTTCCCGAGTGAAGCGGAGCTCAAG AGACATAATGCAATGGAGCACGGTGGGCGGATGTCTCGTGCTCAGAGGAATGCTGCACTTCAG ATACCTACCAGTTTTATATATCGCAGAAATGAGCAAGACCAACAGCGTGGCAGAG GGTCTTTACAGTCATTAAGTGTTGGTTCTAGCTCTGGAGGAGCAGAAGTTGGTTCAAGGACTGCACGAGTACTTGAACAGTTGTCCTTTCCACCTCTTTCTGACCCAGATATTCCTGATACTAGAGTTGACTCTGTTCCTGATGAAATCTCATTTCCTTCATTGTCAGAGCAGCAATCCAGATATGCTCTTGCTCTCAATCAGAGTGCAAGAGGTGCTGCGAGGTTGGGGGATGAGTCATTATTCCCTCCTTTGCCTGGGTCTAGTAACAACAGGGGTCCTGCTTCAGCACAACAGGGGCTACAAAGTCTAGCCAAGAGCACACTTGCGGCAAGGCTTCAACAACGTAGCAAGGGCCCCGTGAAAGTACTTAATACTGCTCGGCCTCGGCCCTCTGAGAATCCTGAATTGCTCCCTAGTTCCACCCAGACATGGCCTACACCTGATCAGGGGCTGCTCCTGCCTGGATCTTCCCAGCTTCGAATTGGAACTCAAGCAACAAGAGAAAATGGGTTCATGCCAGCTGCCTCCAGTAACTCAGCTTGGAATCCTGTTGCTCCAAACAAGATAAAGCATTCTGTTTCCACACCTAATCTTGTGTCTGGTGGCTCCTCTGGCCAAGCATCATCAAGTACAGCTTATGGTAGCAATAGAAGTCAAGAACAGCCTCAAGGTAGCCAAGCTTTGCCTGTTGCTGAGGATGTTCGTGCTGCAAACAAATCTCTTGTTGAAAGAATGCGTTCTGCTCTGGGAATGGATGAGGACAGGTACTCTGCATTCAAAGAGATTGCTGGTGAATACCGTCAAGGTATCATAGATACTTCAGAGTATCTTTCGTATGTCGAGCAGTTTGGACTTTCGCACCTTGTTCCTGAAATGTCTAGGCTCTTACCGGATCCTCAAAAGCAGAGGGAACTTGCTGATGCATATTATACAAACATACGGTTTAAAAGCCTTCAAGAAAATGGTGGAGGTGGGACCAGCTCACAAGAGGCCAGCTGTaaaaggaaggggaagggaaaAGTTCCTGTTACGGAAAGCGGTGGTACTACGGATGTGAAATATGCACTAGCAGATAACTTTCTGGACACTGTAAGAAGGCTTCAATCAAACCACCAGGCTCAGGAAGGAGAGGCTGAGGTGTTGTCAAAGGATGGGTATCGACCTTCCAAGGGGGTCCAACTATCAGCTGGATCTTCATCTAGTCTTGACAGTGATACTGGTTTCAATTCAAAAGCTTCTGGTGCCAGAGATAATGCTGGCAAAGGAGGCAATAGCAGCAGTAATAAGCAACCAAAGAAGACATCAAAGTTTCTCAGAGCTCGTTTAGGTGACAACTCATTAGCCACACTTGATTTAAGTCGTCCTAGTGCGAGTCCTGAAGGACCTGAAAGAGAATCACAAGGCCCACAGATGGGGTTGCCTGTTCGAGGTGCTTGGAAGAATGGTGGAGGGCAGAAACTCTTTTCGAGCAACGGAAGGAAGTAG